A portion of the Calothrix sp. 336/3 genome contains these proteins:
- a CDS encoding TdeIII family type II restriction endonuclease, which yields MLNYTPFDEAVVIGNDFWKIVGGDTAYEELLDIYLEVGKEKSKYMLDALALGF from the coding sequence ATGTTAAATTATACACCCTTTGATGAGGCTGTTGTGATCGGGAATGATTTTTGGAAAATAGTGGGAGGAGATACAGCGTATGAAGAGTTATTAGACATATATCTGGAAGTAGGAAAAGAAAAAAGTAAATATATGCTAGATGCGCTAGCTTTGGGATTTTAG
- the uvrC gene encoding excinuclease ABC subunit UvrC, translating into MLVVTTSIPLIKTPEILESRLQEIPPEAGVYLMRDAGDRIIYIGKSRKLRSRVRSYFRESQRLTERIATMVRLVTEIEFIVTDTEAEALALEANLIKQHQPYFNVLLKDDKKYPYVCITWSEEYPRIFITRRRQLGKEKDKFYGPYTDSALLREILHLCKRIFPLRQRPQPLFKDRPCLNYDLGRCPGVCQQLVSVEAYRKIVQKVAMVFQGRTQELIATLTEQMENAAVELNFETAARIRDQIAGLKSLNADQKVALSDDTISRDAIALAKDEQHACIQLFQIRAGKLVGRLAYVADATAEPGAILQRVLEEHYQNADAVEIPTEIVVQHDLPEGELLLTALTQRRGRKVNLVIPQRQLKAELIEMVERNAEYELQRMQKFGDRNLTAMQDLAAILDLPELPHRIEGYDISHIQGSNAVASQVVFLDGLPAKQHYRHYKIQNPGVTIGHSDDFASLAEVIQRRFRKYATEPQLPRGGNSDFPDLVMIDGGKGQLSAVVGVLQEMDLLQDVRVVSLAKKREEIFLPGESQPLKTDAEQPGVQLLRRLRDEAHRFAVTFHRQQRSDKLRRSRLDEIPGLGHHRQKLLLGYFHSVDYIRQATPTQLTEVPGIGARLAQEIYHYFHPTSDN; encoded by the coding sequence ATGCTAGTTGTGACAACATCTATACCTTTAATTAAAACTCCGGAGATTCTGGAAAGTCGTCTCCAGGAGATTCCACCGGAAGCGGGTGTGTATTTGATGCGTGATGCTGGCGATCGCATTATTTATATTGGGAAGTCACGGAAGTTGCGATCGCGGGTGCGCTCCTATTTTCGAGAATCTCAACGACTGACGGAACGTATCGCTACCATGGTACGGTTGGTGACGGAGATTGAGTTTATTGTCACGGATACGGAAGCGGAAGCGTTAGCACTGGAAGCAAATTTAATTAAGCAGCATCAACCGTACTTTAACGTTTTGTTGAAGGATGATAAAAAGTATCCCTACGTATGTATTACTTGGTCAGAGGAATATCCGCGAATTTTTATCACTCGTAGAAGGCAACTAGGGAAAGAAAAGGATAAATTCTACGGTCCCTATACAGATTCTGCCTTGTTACGGGAGATTTTGCACCTATGTAAACGGATTTTTCCCCTACGACAACGACCCCAACCTTTATTTAAAGACCGTCCCTGTTTAAATTATGATTTGGGTAGGTGTCCGGGTGTCTGTCAACAGTTGGTTTCTGTGGAAGCGTACCGCAAGATTGTGCAGAAGGTAGCAATGGTATTTCAGGGAAGAACCCAGGAGTTAATTGCGACTTTAACAGAGCAGATGGAGAATGCTGCGGTAGAGTTAAATTTTGAAACTGCGGCACGGATTCGAGATCAAATTGCGGGGTTAAAGTCTTTGAATGCCGATCAAAAGGTGGCTTTATCTGATGATACTATTTCCCGTGACGCGATCGCCCTGGCAAAGGATGAGCAACACGCCTGTATTCAATTATTCCAGATTCGGGCAGGAAAATTAGTCGGACGTTTAGCCTATGTTGCAGATGCAACTGCTGAACCTGGGGCAATTTTACAACGGGTGCTGGAAGAACATTATCAAAATGCGGATGCGGTGGAAATTCCCACGGAAATTGTTGTGCAACATGATTTACCGGAGGGGGAACTGTTATTAACTGCACTCACCCAACGTCGGGGAAGAAAGGTAAATCTGGTGATTCCCCAGCGTCAACTCAAGGCAGAATTAATTGAGATGGTGGAGCGGAATGCAGAGTATGAGTTGCAGAGAATGCAAAAATTTGGCGATCGCAATCTCACAGCAATGCAAGATTTAGCAGCTATTTTGGATTTACCAGAATTACCGCACCGCATTGAAGGATACGACATTTCCCATATTCAGGGTTCCAATGCAGTTGCTTCCCAGGTAGTATTTCTTGATGGTTTACCCGCCAAGCAACATTATCGCCACTATAAAATTCAGAATCCTGGGGTGACGATTGGACATTCCGACGACTTTGCCAGTTTAGCAGAGGTGATACAGCGAAGATTTCGCAAGTATGCCACAGAACCCCAATTACCACGGGGGGGTAATTCCGATTTTCCCGATTTGGTAATGATAGATGGGGGAAAGGGGCAATTATCTGCGGTGGTGGGGGTGTTGCAGGAAATGGATTTGCTGCAAGATGTACGAGTCGTCAGTTTAGCTAAGAAACGGGAGGAAATATTTCTTCCTGGGGAGTCGCAACCCTTGAAGACGGATGCAGAGCAACCAGGGGTACAATTATTGAGAAGATTACGGGATGAAGCCCATCGTTTTGCCGTGACTTTCCACCGTCAACAACGCAGTGATAAATTGCGGCGATCGCGCTTAGATGAAATTCCTGGTTTAGGACATCACAGACAAAAACTACTACTAGGCTATTTCCATTCTGTAGATTATATCCGTCAGGCAACACCTACACAATTAACTGAAGTTCCGGGAATCGGTGCGCGTTTAGCTCAGGAAATCTACCATTATTTTCATCCCACTTCAGACAACTAG
- a CDS encoding response regulator encodes MTAKLLAKQFHFQSYHRKKILLVEDNDINRMLMSDCLRYYEYDVQDLSAGSNCVTVVEKFKPQLILLDLKLPDVDGYVLLEQLHKLYNIPIIIVSAFAFKADQEKAKNLGAKRYFVKPVNLNELVMAIEEEIVCCQL; translated from the coding sequence ACAGCAAAATTACTGGCTAAACAGTTCCACTTTCAGTCTTATCATCGCAAAAAGATTTTATTGGTTGAGGATAACGATATCAATCGTATGCTGATGAGTGATTGTTTGAGATATTATGAATATGATGTCCAAGACTTATCGGCAGGCAGTAATTGTGTAACGGTGGTAGAGAAATTTAAGCCTCAGTTAATTTTGCTAGATTTAAAATTACCGGATGTTGATGGGTATGTATTATTAGAACAACTTCACAAGCTCTATAATATACCGATAATTATTGTTTCTGCTTTTGCTTTTAAAGCTGATCAGGAAAAGGCTAAGAATCTTGGTGCTAAGCGTTATTTTGTGAAACCAGTGAATTTAAATGAATTAGTAATGGCGATAGAAGAGGAAATTGTTTGTTGTCAATTATAG